In Bacteroidota bacterium, one DNA window encodes the following:
- the cas6 gene encoding CRISPR-associated endoribonuclease Cas6: MRFRIKFSLKGNRQTLPLNYRYPVSSWIYKVLASADKEFTNILHNHGYKLNDGKTFKLFTFSNLQFPRNTWKLIPKSDRISVWSRNAYLQVSFLLPEQYEKFVSGLFCDQKVRIADEISGIDAEISQIEAMKTVLPETKTQIIRSLTPIVLGITEKDKKHEQYASPLLAEYKELFINNLLQKHEVSGKTLEEKKDIDFKVKELHRNKSGKPKTELQTIKAHTQQQTKIKGWYYDFELTAPDELIKTGLSAGFGSMNSLGFGFCEIINDSKYHK; this comes from the coding sequence ATGCGGTTTAGAATTAAATTTTCACTTAAAGGAAACAGGCAAACTTTACCATTGAATTATAGATATCCTGTAAGCTCATGGATATACAAAGTGTTGGCTAGTGCCGACAAAGAATTCACCAACATTCTACACAACCACGGATACAAACTGAATGATGGAAAAACATTCAAGCTATTCACTTTTTCGAATCTGCAATTTCCGCGAAACACTTGGAAGCTAATACCAAAATCGGATAGAATTTCTGTTTGGTCGAGAAACGCTTATCTTCAGGTTTCGTTTCTGCTGCCTGAGCAATATGAAAAATTTGTTTCCGGCTTGTTTTGCGACCAAAAAGTTCGTATTGCCGACGAAATATCGGGAATAGACGCAGAAATATCACAAATTGAGGCAATGAAGACAGTGTTACCCGAAACAAAAACACAAATAATTAGAAGTTTGACTCCAATTGTTCTTGGAATTACTGAAAAAGACAAAAAACATGAACAGTATGCTTCACCATTATTAGCCGAATATAAAGAATTGTTCATAAACAACCTTTTGCAAAAGCATGAAGTAAGCGGTAAAACATTGGAAGAAAAAAAGGATATTGATTTTAAAGTAAAAGAACTTCACAGGAACAAAAGCGGCAAGCCTAAAACAGAACTGCAAACTATAAAAGCTCACACACAACAGCAAACAAAAATAAAAGGCTGGTATTACGATTTTGAACTTACTGCCCCCGATGAGCTCATAAAAACCGGGCTTAGTGCAGGATTTGGTAGCATGAATTCGCTGGGTTTCGGATTTTGTGAAATTATTAATGATAGCAAATATCACAAATAA
- the metH gene encoding methionine synthase → MTIVNSIYNALKKRILVLDGAMGTMIQNCNLTEKDYRGNRFANYEIDLKGNNDLLSITQTDIIAEIHDKYLAAGADIISTNTFNANRISMADYKMENFVYEMNFESAKIAKKAAIKYSKIDKNKPRFVAGSIGPTNRTCSISPDINNPSFRAVNFDEMAISYTEQVNGLIDGGADILLLETIFDTLNAKAALFAINNISEERDIKIPVMVSGTVVDASGRTLSGQTVEAFVDSISYPHLLSIGLNCSLGAKDLAPHLEEISKKSNCYISVHPNAGLPNQFGEYDETAKEMAILMKEFVGNKFVNLIGGCCGTSPEHVLEFVKLAENAEIRTAPSLKKELKLSGLESLTVSAASNFVNIGERTNVSGSRKFARLIREKKYEEALEIAKNQVEGGAQIIDVNLDDAMLDTKAEMANFLNLIASEPEIAKLPIMIDSSKWEVIEAGLKCCQGKAVVNSISLKEGEKDFISKAKKVKAFGAAVVVMAFDENGQATSFDRKIEICERAYKILTEKVKFYPQDIIFDPNILTIATALEEHNNYAIDFIDATRWIKNNLPYAKVSGGISNLSFSFRGNNTIREAMHSVFLYHAIKAGLDMGIVNAGMLQIYDEIPKDLLALVQDLIFNKRNDATERLLAFAENVTETKEKQNLIEEWRQLKIAEKLSFSLVKGIDKYIEEDIDEALKTYENAVTIIENPLMAGMNKVGDLFGSGKMFLPQVVKSARVMKKAVSKLQPYLEAEKQGNETITHAEKILLATVKGDVHDIGKNIVGVVLGCNNYEVIDIGVMVSAEKILQTAREKNVDIIGLSGLITPSLEEMVHVAKEMQKQGMKIPLLIGGATTSEIHTAVKICQNYDAAVIHVRDASKAVGVVANLLSVSQKEKFLSSVDKKYKELKDNHLRKISSKKYISISEANKNGLKLEFKNNIKKPIVLGTKVIKSYSIEEISKYIDWTYFFHAWKITGKYPAIFNDSEKGEEAKKLFDDAQAFIAEIISKKMLEARAVVGLFPANSSGNNIEVYENENVRKTIANFAFLRNQELKSDGQPNLCLSDFISPSGENQDYIGFFALTTGIGIEKWIKHFEGEGDDYNVLMLKILADRLAEAFAEFLHEKVRKEFWGYSKNENFEMEDLQREKYQGIRPAPGYPACPSHFDKKTIFEILDIEEKIGMKLTENFAMYPAASVCGFYFAHPDAKYFNVGKISKDQLNNFALTNKIEVEEAEKILRTNLNY, encoded by the coding sequence ATGACGATAGTAAATAGTATATATAATGCCTTGAAAAAGAGAATTTTAGTCCTCGACGGTGCAATGGGAACTATGATTCAAAATTGCAATTTGACTGAAAAAGATTATCGTGGCAATCGGTTTGCAAACTACGAAATTGACCTGAAAGGAAACAACGATTTATTATCTATTACTCAAACCGATATTATCGCCGAGATTCATGATAAATATCTTGCAGCGGGTGCCGATATTATTTCTACCAACACATTCAATGCCAACAGAATTTCTATGGCCGATTACAAAATGGAAAATTTTGTTTATGAAATGAATTTTGAATCTGCTAAAATTGCTAAAAAGGCAGCCATAAAATATTCAAAAATTGACAAGAATAAACCCAGATTTGTTGCCGGCTCAATTGGTCCAACAAACAGGACATGTTCTATTTCTCCCGACATAAACAATCCGTCTTTTCGTGCAGTGAATTTCGATGAAATGGCAATTTCATATACCGAACAAGTGAATGGACTGATTGATGGAGGTGCAGACATTTTACTTTTAGAAACTATTTTTGACACGCTGAACGCTAAAGCTGCACTTTTTGCAATAAATAATATTTCGGAGGAGAGGGACATAAAAATTCCTGTTATGGTTTCGGGAACTGTTGTCGATGCCAGTGGCAGAACTTTGTCGGGGCAAACAGTTGAGGCTTTCGTAGATTCTATTTCCTATCCGCACCTGCTAAGTATTGGGCTGAATTGTTCGCTGGGTGCCAAAGATTTAGCCCCTCATCTTGAAGAAATTTCGAAAAAGTCGAATTGTTATATCAGTGTTCATCCGAATGCTGGATTGCCAAATCAATTTGGCGAATACGATGAAACAGCTAAGGAAATGGCTATTTTAATGAAAGAATTTGTTGGCAATAAATTTGTAAACTTGATTGGTGGTTGTTGTGGCACAAGTCCGGAGCATGTCTTGGAATTTGTAAAATTGGCTGAAAATGCAGAAATCAGGACTGCACCGTCACTTAAAAAGGAATTAAAACTTAGCGGATTGGAATCTCTAACAGTTTCAGCGGCAAGCAATTTTGTAAATATTGGCGAAAGGACAAATGTGAGTGGCTCTCGAAAATTTGCACGCTTAATTCGTGAAAAAAAATATGAAGAAGCGCTCGAAATTGCTAAAAATCAGGTTGAGGGAGGAGCTCAGATTATTGATGTAAATCTTGATGATGCCATGCTTGACACAAAAGCAGAGATGGCGAATTTCCTGAACCTAATAGCTTCTGAACCAGAAATTGCCAAATTGCCAATAATGATAGATTCCTCGAAATGGGAAGTTATAGAAGCAGGCTTGAAATGTTGTCAGGGAAAGGCAGTTGTAAATTCTATTAGCTTGAAGGAGGGTGAAAAAGATTTTATTTCTAAAGCAAAAAAAGTAAAAGCCTTTGGCGCTGCAGTTGTTGTTATGGCTTTCGATGAAAATGGTCAGGCAACAAGTTTCGATAGGAAAATTGAAATTTGCGAGCGAGCATATAAAATCCTAACTGAAAAAGTAAAATTTTATCCTCAGGATATAATTTTCGACCCAAACATTCTCACAATAGCAACGGCTCTCGAAGAACACAATAATTATGCAATCGACTTTATTGATGCTACCCGATGGATAAAAAATAATTTGCCCTATGCAAAAGTTAGTGGAGGTATCAGCAATTTGTCGTTTTCTTTTCGTGGAAACAATACGATTAGGGAAGCTATGCACTCTGTTTTTTTATATCATGCAATAAAAGCGGGGCTCGATATGGGAATTGTGAATGCCGGAATGTTGCAAATTTATGACGAAATTCCAAAGGATTTGTTAGCTCTTGTCCAGGATTTGATTTTTAACAAAAGAAACGATGCCACCGAGAGGCTTCTCGCTTTCGCTGAAAATGTTACTGAAACCAAGGAAAAACAGAATTTAATTGAAGAGTGGCGGCAATTAAAAATAGCCGAAAAACTGTCTTTTTCACTTGTAAAAGGAATCGATAAATACATAGAAGAGGATATTGATGAAGCACTAAAAACTTACGAAAATGCTGTAACAATTATCGAAAATCCGCTTATGGCGGGGATGAACAAAGTTGGCGATTTGTTTGGCTCCGGGAAAATGTTTCTACCGCAAGTTGTGAAAAGTGCCAGAGTTATGAAAAAAGCTGTTTCGAAATTACAGCCTTATTTGGAAGCAGAAAAGCAAGGAAATGAGACAATTACACATGCAGAAAAAATTCTGCTTGCCACAGTAAAAGGCGATGTTCACGATATTGGAAAAAACATTGTAGGCGTGGTGCTTGGCTGCAACAACTACGAAGTGATTGATATTGGTGTGATGGTTTCTGCTGAAAAAATATTACAAACAGCAAGAGAGAAAAATGTTGATATAATTGGACTTAGTGGCTTGATAACACCATCCTTGGAGGAAATGGTGCATGTTGCAAAAGAAATGCAAAAACAGGGAATGAAAATTCCACTTTTGATTGGAGGTGCAACAACTTCTGAAATTCATACTGCTGTGAAGATTTGTCAAAACTATGATGCTGCTGTTATTCACGTTAGAGATGCCTCAAAAGCTGTTGGTGTAGTAGCAAATTTACTTTCTGTTTCTCAAAAAGAAAAATTTCTTAGTTCTGTTGATAAAAAATATAAGGAGTTGAAAGATAACCATTTGAGAAAAATTAGTTCGAAAAAATATATTTCAATTTCGGAAGCAAACAAAAATGGATTGAAACTTGAGTTTAAAAACAATATAAAAAAGCCAATTGTTTTAGGCACAAAAGTTATCAAAAGTTATTCTATTGAAGAAATCAGTAAATATATTGATTGGACTTACTTTTTCCATGCCTGGAAAATCACGGGAAAATATCCTGCAATTTTTAATGATTCGGAAAAAGGCGAAGAAGCCAAAAAACTTTTCGACGATGCTCAAGCATTTATTGCAGAAATAATTAGTAAAAAAATGTTGGAAGCACGTGCTGTTGTTGGATTATTCCCCGCAAATTCTTCCGGCAATAATATTGAAGTTTATGAAAATGAAAACGTTAGAAAAACGATAGCTAATTTTGCTTTTCTCAGAAATCAGGAATTAAAAAGCGACGGACAACCAAATTTGTGTCTGTCAGATTTTATTTCACCATCAGGAGAAAATCAAGATTATATTGGCTTTTTTGCTCTAACAACCGGAATTGGCATTGAAAAATGGATAAAACATTTCGAGGGTGAAGGAGATGATTACAATGTTTTAATGCTGAAAATACTTGCTGACCGTTTGGCAGAAGCTTTCGCTGAATTTCTGCACGAAAAAGTGAGGAAGGAATTTTGGGGATACTCGAAAAACGAAAACTTCGAAATGGAAGATTTGCAAAGAGAAAAATATCAAGGAATAAGGCCTGCACCGGGCTATCCTGCCTGTCCTTCGCATTTCGATAAAAAAACAATATTTGAGATTCTTGATATTGAAGAAAAAATTGGGATGAAGCTTACAGAAAATTTCGCCATGTATCCGGCAGCTTCGGTTTGCGGATTTTATTTTGCACATCCAGATGCAAAGTATTTTAATGTTGGCAAAATCTCGAAAGACCAATTAAATAATTTTGCTCTGACAAATAAAATTGAAGTTGAGGAAGCTGAAAAAATCCTTAGGACGAATTTGAATTATTAG